Proteins from one Bactrocera neohumeralis isolate Rockhampton chromosome 3, APGP_CSIRO_Bneo_wtdbg2-racon-allhic-juicebox.fasta_v2, whole genome shotgun sequence genomic window:
- the LOC126752787 gene encoding uncharacterized protein LOC126752787 produces the protein MGSIHNIRFVRFLLVVSIVILTIFIYATYSSNATLTPPHSHSMRASSVTDVAGAIAQQYQPLIAANKSKFSNDAADSGFEVSNRLDAPRSEGDISLLKLNKKAAVMAGASTGSGAGVVKVPLASAAKKQHQHREPTIDVDAPNDEAPEDDEMERFGNELLEDMEVQNVDNALVVGSIGYPNASNGQPNNVGAPLEQSKSELQGQPDQLKSINAKSSDNANNINKILDSEVMIPTSNLQKFIENADKILKNITAAPAANEKSVTKDSNGGSKQLAEENAIPKVPKAEGNVADNENDDDDNDVNSDVALPPSVVMTIKRPDGAVKPQKPSENSALPKTIANKPKTPPKVPPKIVHPVPPKIIDHTKGIATSEIYESGHLNEEINFAKICPNEGEDLKLLILISSALNHAEARLAIRQTWAHYGTRRDVSIAFVLGRSTNESISKELSIENFIYEDMIRGNFIDSYTNLTLKTISTLEWVDLHCQKAKFILKTDDDMFINVPKLLQFIDSHIKDKRVIYGRLAKQWKPIRNKKSKYYVSTDQFSQPLFPPFTTGPAYLITSDVIHLLYERSLHQVYLKLEDVFTTGIVAQQVGIKRVHANEFLNRRIAFNPCNIRKLISVHMVKSNEQFDLWKKLLDKSTKCK, from the exons ATGGGCAGCATACATAATATAAGATTTGTTCGCTTTCTGCTCGTCGTAAGCATAGTCATCCTGACAATTTTCATCTACGCCACATATTCATCAAATGCGACGCTTACACCACCGCATTCGCACTCCATGCGTGCCAGTTCGGTGACAGATGTTGCGGGCGCTATTGCGCAACAGTATCAGCCGCTGATAGCAGCGAATAAGAGTAAATTTAGTAATGATGCTGCCGACAGTGGTTTTGAAGTAAGCAATCGCCTGGACGCGCCTAGAAGTGAAGGCGATATTTCGCTTTTGAAGTTGAATAAAAAGGCAGCTGTTATGGCTGGCGCCAGCACAGGTTCAGGTGCTGGCGTAGTGAAAGTGCCATTGGCGAGTGCCGCCAAGAAACAACATCAGCATCGCGAACCAACGATCGACGTGGATGCTCCAAATGATGAAGCGCCCGAAGACGATGAGATGGAGCGTTTCGGCAACGAATTGCTTGAGGATATGGAAGTGCAAAATGTTGACAACGCTTTAG TGGTCGGTAGCATAGGTTACCCAAACGCTTCTAATGGTCAGCCAAATAATGTTGGCGCTCCCCTTGAGCAATCCAAATCGGAGTTGCAAGGACAGCCAGATCAGCTTAAAAGCATCAACGCAAAATCCAGTGATAACGCcaacaatataaacaaaatactaGATTCCGAGGTCATGATACCGACATCGAATTTGCAAAAGTTTATCGAAAATGCAGATAAGATATTGAAAAACATCACAGCAGCACCGGCGGCGAATGAGAAAT cTGTGACAAAAGATTCAAATGGTGGTAGCAAACAGTTAGCGGAGGAAAATGCGATCCCAAAGGTTCCTAAAGCAGAAGGCAACGTTGCTGACAACGAAAACgatgatgatgataatgatGTAAACAGTGATGTGGCTTTGCCACCATCCGTAGTGATGACTATCAAACGTCCTGATGGCGCTGTAAAACCACAAAAACCGAGCGAAAATAGTGCTTTGCCCAAAACTATTGCAAATAAACCTAAAACTCCGCCGAAAGTGCCACCTAAGATAGTCCATCCAGTACCACCCAAAATCATCGATCATACTAAGGGTATAGCTACCAGTGAAATCTACGAGTCTGGACAtttaaacgaggaaataaattttgctaAGATTTGCCCGAATGAGGGTGAAGACTTGAAGTTACTGATACTTATATCGTCAGCATTAAATCACGCTGAAGCACGCCTCGCCATACGACAGACCTGGGCACACTATGGTACACGGCGTGATGTATCTATAGCATTTGTGTTGGGGCGCTCTACAAATGAAAGTATAAGCAAGGAGttgagtattgaaaattttatttatgaggATATGATTCGTGGAAACTTCATCGACTCTTATACAAATTTAACATTGAAAACGATTTCCACTTTGGAATGGGTGGATTTGCACTGTCAGAAAGCCAAATTTATACTGAAAACCGATGATGATATGTTTATAAATGTACCGAAATTGTTGCAATTCATTGACAGTCATATCAAAGATAAGCGTGTCATATACGGACGCTTGGCGAAACAATGGAAACCCATACGTAACAAAAAATCCAAATATTACGTATCAACCGACCAATTTAGTCAACCACTGTTTCCACCGTTCACCACCGGTCCGGCGTATCTCATTACAAGCGACGTAATACATTTGCTCTATGAACGATCGCTCCATCAG gtATACCTGAAGCTAGAGGATGTGTTCACAACGGGAATTGTTGCGCAACAGGTTGGTATTAAACGCGTACATGCCAATGAGTTCCTTAATCGACGTATTGCATTTAATCCATGCAACATACGCAAACTAATCAGTGTACATATGGTCAAGTCAAATGAACAATTTGACCTTTGGAAGAAGTTACTGGATAAGAGTACCAAGTGTAAATAG
- the LOC126752781 gene encoding uncharacterized protein LOC126752781: METISKISLILVLFLIFENIFVVDVNAVSPAANANENYYKTTNVGLAAAAVAAPADLVADEPFLPNLQAAQQQQNAATSKPRPQITDSKLPSLSLFQQQQPASCISTFVKEEQQVQRSQKKYEHEINVLGYKIQIPSFVMDGISLPSAGDSNSNVVNSADVATTLEQTTGDGEDVNVFKFFCENTTIATVNTELRSKMYIKYAYILLQHCYPNEEAQSLQLQQYESVRHFKWTYSNVHDLQMDTLFSNYKSNFEYLESLDLTANQLECARWAQPQTVRRLRVLKLTRNGIDTQNCALSEFQHMNHLVELRLDDNRIHILNQQFLGHLSELRDLNLTSNLLSDLQRNIFSGAMKLQRLYLAHNRLTTLPFQLFQSMRELQTLDLSYNSLLSFPDNFFALNSELREMYLQNNAMETIGKNTFHNLRKLRYLDLSENKINSIDRKAFESLSNLFMLNMSMNSISTISSILFHPLNNLQQLDLSHNKFTQLPSGVFMSQRALLVLRIDSTPLERIGNFISRNSDYVDSKVLSNLRVLSMQHNKQLTQLTRTIFRNTPNLHELLLAGNALQHLPTEIGQLRQLQRLNVRNNKLTYIPESVKYLPNLRFIHIRHNDYICDCRMFWLGEWLTNSSSTLRRLRATLYKSSVMLADTSAMDMGDDIDELIESLTCHHGHPGDMVNVLQHLHCLKPVILESSDSKMHKLHSTAKLECIFSGSPTPDVIWVTPTNQILRHHADPDKRPVIINHNDKELGLGHLPLTSLIMEDNMLNISLQTADVMNRVTLIENGSLLVHNISRGDSGLYTCYAYNIMGNSSAFMRIYIDPIVFYRIKIESLLSGTAAATAFLLLTLIVQGLRALFSKCGIFDRFYCCVRNKQSPRARQIYAMLDSIECYKSQQLERLRENYAQQVHRIRENCVQQVEWIQSSYTSQAKYLKEFRDMGSTHLTALKDQYYDQVKKVRDYSTGQLNWVRENYVFQRNKIRKFSAHQVLRLREGYKYQQQSLNKVLENLPSFYFENCRGRCEEDIAEDIEVYFKSQLGDQFNPSAAKVKSLKNKLAVMALNSASKASVYYTPPEDDLRRSSLQLQTSPIHINYINENLDHKKFELNGTKFGREFLMNTPMLFGSCGDDNYGNGLTSLSRAEITLSQLKINDKHPAGADSIEDNNCYDATLANKLEPMKTAEMNQNGHKHEQAYERLTANAIHGSSRRHADRHADNAAGGDNNIELTELCDYKDMNDVKSSKSCPAIYKVSKQQDGSTLHELLTDNQRGDGNSNSTRLNHVGEPTHIHETELFHRASTSGSSGKGGRKLCKEKLNIILDESGKSTLYNGAPPSEVCGGARIKDTKYASFSTMASSSQSKNSLPDLKACDGGDNGAGDCKYKEELNCSDSVPASSSGSITTSNCDNISFSSNSNNSSCNGNQRSVDVVNLT; this comes from the exons ATGGAAACAATATCCAAGATTTCCCTGATATTGGTTctattcttaatttttgaaaatatttttgttgtggaTGTGAATGCAGTTTCGCCGGCTGCCAATGCAAATGAGAACTACTATAAAACCACAAATGTCGGTCTTGCGGCTGCCGCTGTCGCCGCTCCCGCAGATTTAGTCGCAGATGAACCATTTTTGCCTAACCTTCAAgctgcgcaacaacaacaaaatgcagcGACATCCAAACCACGGCCACAGATAACTGATTCAAAATTACCGTCACTTTCTCtctttcaacaacaacaaccagcctCATGTATATCGACATTCGTAAAAGAAGAGCAGCAAGTGCAACGGTCACAGAAGAAGTATGAGCACGAAATCAACGTATTGGGCTATAAAATTCAAATACCATCCTTTGTAATGGATGGTATTTCTCTGCCATCAGCAGGAGATTCAAATAGCAACGTAGTTAATAGTGCAGATGTAGCCACTACATTGGAGCAGACTACTGGTGACGGGGAAGATGTGAATGTATTCAAATTCTTCTGCGAGAATACCACTATTGCGACTGTCAATACGGAGTTGCGTTCGAAAATGTACATTAAATACGCTTATATACTTCTGCAACATTGTTATCCTAATGAGGAAGCGCAGTCTCTGCAGTTGCAACAGTACGAAAGCGTGCGACACTTTAAGTGGACGTACAGTAATGTACATGACCTACAAATGGATACACTTTTTTCGAACTACAAATCCAATTTCGAGTACTTGGAATCTCTGGATCTAACCGCAAATCAATTGGAATGTGCACGCTGGGCTCAACCCCAAACTGTTCGCAGACTGAGAGTTTTGAAGTTAACCCGCAATGGCATAGACACTCAAAATTGCGCACTCTCCGAATTCCAGCACATGAATCATTTAGTTGAGCTGCGATTAGACGACAACCGCATACATATTTTGAATCAGCAATTCTTGGGTCACCTTAGCGAACTAAGAGATTTGAATTTGACAAGTAATCTGCTAAGCGATTTGCAGCGTAACATTTTCAGTGGCGCAATGAAGCTGCAACGCCTTTATTTGGCGCACAATCGTTTGACGACTTTGCCCTTTCAACTTTTTCAGAGTATGCGTGAACTGCAAACGCTCGATCTCTCGTATAATAGTTTACTCTCCTTTCCGGATAATTTCTTCGCGTTAAATAGCGAACTACGAGAAATGTATCTGCAAAATAACGCCATGGAGACAATCGGCAAGAACACATTTCACAATTTGCGGAAGTTGCGCTATTTAGATTTatctgaaaacaaaataaatagcaTAGACCGCAAAGCCTTTGAGTCACTCTCGAATctatttatgttaaatatgtCGATGAATAGCATTAGCACCATTTCCTCGATACTTTTTCATCCGCTAAACAATCTGCAACAGCTCGATTTGAGTCACAACAAATTCACCCAATTGCCAAGCGGCGTATTTATGTCGCAACGTGCATTACTTGTTCTGCGCATTGACTCGACACCACTGGAGAGGATTGGTAACTTTATTTCCCGCAACAGCGACTACGTCGATTCAAAGGTGTTGTCGAATTTGCGTGTCCTTTCCATGCAACACAACAAACAGTTGACACAACTCACGCGTACAATCTTCCGTAACACGCCCAATCTGCATGAGCTTCTATTGGCCGGCAACGCATTGCAACATTTGCCCACTGAAATCGGACAACTGCGTCAATTGCAACGCTTGAATGTGCGTAACAACAAGCTGACTTATATACCAGAGAGCGTGAAATATCTGCCGAATTTACGCTTCATTCACATACGACACAACGACTACATATGCGATTGCCGAATGTTCTGGTTGGGTGAATGGCTAACTAATAGCAGCTCAACGCTGCGTCGTCTACGTGCCACCTTATATAAGAGTAGTGTTATGTTGGCAGATACATCAGCAATGGATATGGGTGATGATATAGATGAACTCATTGAGTCACTGACTTGCCACCATGGTCATCCCGGCGATATGGTGAATGTGTTACAACATCTGCACTGTTTGAAACCGGTTATACTGGAGTCGTCCGACTCGAAAATGCACAAACTACACTCAACGGCGAAACTAGAGTGTATATTTTCGGGCAGTCCTACGCCAGATGTAATATGGGTAACACCCACAAATCAGATTTTACGACATCATGCTGATCCCGACAAGCGACCGGTTATTATTAACCACAATGATAAAGAGCTCGGGCTCGGACATTTGCCGCTCACATCGCTAATAATGGAGGATAATATGCTGAATATTAGTTTGCAGACAGCCGATGTGATGAATCGGGTGACTTTGATCGAGAACGGTTCATTACTGGTGCACAACATATCGCGTGGTGACAGTGGACTCTACACCTGCTACGCCTACAACATAATGGGTAATTCTTCGGCGTTTATGAG AATTTACATCGATCCAATCGTCTTCTATCGTATTAAAATCGAGAGTCTTTTATCGGGTACCGCTGCTGCCACCGCCTTTCTTTTGTTAACGCTGATCGTGCAAGGGCTTCGTGCGCTCTTCTCCAA ATGTGGTATATTCGATAGATTCTATTGCTGTGTGCGCAACAAACAGTCGCCGAGGGCGCGCCAAATTTATGCCATGCTCGATAGCATTGAGTGCTACAAAAGTCAGCAATTGGAACGACTGCGCGAGAATTATGCGCAACAA GTGCATCGTATACGAGAGAATTGTGTGCAACAAGTTGAATGGATTCAGAGTAGTTATACATCTCAggccaaatatttaaaagaatttagaGACATGGGTTCCACTCATCTAACAGCACTAAAGGATCAATATTACGATCAG GTGAAAAAGGTTCGTGATTATTCCACGGGTCAGTTGAATTGGGTGCGCGAAAATTACGTCTTCCAGCGTAACAAAATTCGTAAATTTAGCGCACATCAAGTTTTGCGCTTGCGCGAAGGCTACAAATATCAACAACAGTCGCTGAATAAAGTATTGGAAAATCTTccaagtttttattttgaaaattgtcgCGGTCGCTGCGAAGAGGATATAGCTGAAG ATATTGAAGTGTATTTCAAGAGTCAACTAGGCGATCAGTTCAATCCTAGCGCAGCCAAGGTGAAgagtttgaaaaacaaattggcTGTCATGGCTTTGAATTCGGCGAGCAAAGCATCGGTATATTATACACCGCCCGAAGATGATCTAAGGCGATCAAGCCTCCAGTTGCAGACCTCTCCTATACACATCaattatattaatgaaaatttggACCATAAGAAATTCGAATTGAACggaacgaaatttggcagagaATTCCTCATGAATACCCCCATGCTGTTTGGCAGTTGTGGCGACGACAACTATGGCAACGGCTTGACATCACTATCCAGAGCTGAGATCActttaagtcaattgaaaataaatgataaGCATCCGGCGGGTGCGGATAGTATTGAAGATAATAATTGTTATGACGCCACATTGGCGAATAAGTTAGAACCAATGAAAACTGCCGAGATGAATCAAAATGGCCACAAGCATGAGCAGGCATATGAGCGACTGACAGCAAATGCAATACATGGCAGCAGCCGACGGCACGCAGACAGACATGCAGATAATGCTGCGGGCGGAGACAACAATATAGAATTGACTGAACTCTGCGATTATAAGGACATGAACGATGTAAAGAGCTCCAAGTCGTGTCCGGCCATTTATAAAGTTTCCAAACAACAAGATGGCTCAACACTGCATGAGCTACTGACTGATAACCAAAGGGGGGATGGAAATTCGAACAGCACACGACTAAATCATGTCGGCGAGCCGACTCACATACATGAAACGGAACTCTTCCATAGAGCAAGCACATCCGGCAGTAGTGGCAAAGGTGGACGCAAGCTTTGCAAGGAGAAGTTGAACATCATATTGGACGAGAGCGGTAAATCCACTCTTTATAATGGCGCACCACCATCTGAGGTGTGCGGTGGTGCGCGAATAAAGGATACTAAATATGCTTCATTCTCCACGATGGCATCGTCGTCACAAAGCAAAAACAGTTTGCCAGATTTG